One stretch of Phaeodactylum tricornutum CCAP 1055/1 chromosome 9, whole genome shotgun sequence DNA includes these proteins:
- a CDS encoding predicted protein yields the protein MLVLAFFRFDELPNFTCSHGASFRERNKSQPDCFVARRSAPMCSPRNGFFGCSTGQYPHRETALTPSAPKRQLFKQVVVNEMSQKRHRKDHTYDYGLPRDYATVFPTLGAELDAFFTFMTKPSILSSEPPLRVVTANVYLRHAKLFLGWYVNIYQCQGELDPSMEPKFGTTDPSLYNIIPNQEKNSATCFIDFLLWLRSNRQISVSYEANVLRGITKMLKFRFARDCSPDRTGDPSKPFDDVPILRELRKLHRQANGQQRLAPRVSDETKKWLSWPEYLGVVQQSLTEVDQLLRAYNGPDPETVEASFTVEQRRISVAYQKYLILAIFASIPDRQRTIRELELDRSFVKDIASDSWGIKHAPDDYKTGKTYGERPLLQLSPSLTPAIEGFVSHWRLCLRPQTKHVFVQPRTCNPLTQDSVYQIVSRACFQYTGKRTNPHLLRDMIVTHVRESDASEKQLEALALFMGHSIQVQRASYDRRTLNDKVAPAVELIRSLNSVSLMK from the exons ATGCTGGTGCTCGCTTTCTTCCGATTCGACGAGCTGCCGAACTTCACGTGTTCTCACGGCGCTTCCTTTCGAGAACGAAATAAATCACAACCAGATTGTTTCGTCGCAAGAAGATCCGCTCCTATGTGCTCTCCGAGAAATGGATTTTTCGGGTGCTCAACAGGACAATATCCTCACAGA GAGACAGCGTTGACCCCTTCAGCTCCAAAACGACAACTATTTAAACAAGTTGTAGTTAACGAAATGTCGCAGAAACGCCATCGAAAGGATCATACATACGACTACGGCTTGCCACGGGACTACGCTACGGTCTTTCCTACTCTCGGCGCTGAGCTAGACGCCTTTTTCACTTTCATGACTAAGCCCTCTATATTGTCGTCAGAACCCCCACTTCGTGTTGTCACGGCCAACGTTTATTTGCGACACGCCAAGTTATTCCTGGGTTGGTACGTTAACATATATCAGTGTCAGGGGGAACTCGACCCATCCATGGAGCCAAAATTTGGAACGACCGACCCATCACTCTACAATATTATTCCCAATCAGGAAAAGAATTCGGCTACGTGCTTTATcgactttcttctttggctccGATCAAACCGACAGATATCGGTATCTTACGAAGCCAACGTATTGAGAGGCATTACCAAAATGCTCAAATTTCGCTTTGCTCGGGATTGTTCGCCGGACAGAACTGGCGACCCCAGCAAACCATTTGATGATGTTCCCATTCTTCGTGAACTTCGTAAATTGCACCGCCAAGCTAATGGACAGCAGCGCTTGGCCCCTCGTGTCAGTGACGAAACCAAAAAATGGTTGTCCTGGCCGGAGTATCTTGGTGTTGTCCAACAATCTCTGACAGAAGTGGATCAACTTTTACGAGCGTACAATGGACCCGACCCAGAAACAGTTGAAGCAAGCTTTACAGTCGAACAACGAAGAATTTCTGTTGCTTATCAAAAGTATCTGATTTTGGCTATTTTTGCCAGCATTCCCGATCGACAACGGACAATACGGGAACTTGAGTTGGATCGTTCGTTCGTCAAGGACATTGCGAGCGATAGCTGGGGTATTAAGCATGCACCCGACGATTACAAAACTGGCAAAACATATGGGGAACGACCGTTACTGCAATTATCGCCTTCGCTAACGCCAGCTATAGAGGGCTTTGTGTCACACTGGCGCCTTTGTTTGCGACCCCAGACTAAGCATGTGTTTGTCCAACCCAGAACTTGCAATCCGTTGACACAGGATTCCGTCTACCAAATTGTATCTCGGGCATGCTTTCAGTACACTGGGAAGCGAACCAATCCGCATTTGCTGCGGGATATGATTGTGACGCACGTACGGGAGTCAGACGCATCTGAAAAGCAATTGGAAGCATTGGCATTATTTATGGGCCATTCCATTCAAGTGCAACGTGCATCTTACGATCGGCGTACATTGAATGACAAGGTGGCACCTGCCGTCGAGCTCATAAGATCTTTGAATTCTGTCTCATTGATGAAATAA
- a CDS encoding predicted protein (E3 ubiquitin protein ligase): protein LDFDVKRQWFKTQMRRLRQQASRRHGSLRLQIRRKYVFEDAYHQLRLRNADEMRGRLQITFRNEEGVDAGGLSREFFAILAKEIFNPNYALFTSTEDGCTFQPNPNSSINPDHLSYFRFVGRIVGKAVSDGYLLDAHFTRSLYKHMLGLKPTHHDMEAIDPDYYKNLKTILEYNLADIGLDLTFSIDDHSFGRSQVIDLISDGRSVAVTETNKEEYVRMVCQHRMTTAIQSQIKAYLDGFYELVDVDHIAIFTARELELLISGLPDIDVFDLKKNTDYVGWKATENEIEWFWNIMMSLSRNEKATFLQFVTGSSKVPLSGFSELQGMRGIQKFSIHKVGRPMGSLMSAHTCFNSLDLPPYSSEEEMREKFLLAINEGASGFLFA from the coding sequence CTGGATTTCGATGTGAAACGTCAGTGGTTCAAAACTCAAATGCGTCGACTCAGGCAACAGGCCAGTCGGCGCCACGGCAGTTTGCGCCTTCAGATTCGACGCAAGTACGTATTTGAAGACGCCTACCACCAACTTCGGCTTCGCAATGCTGATGAGATGCGAGGTCGGCTCCAGATTACTTTTAGAAACGAAGAAGGTGTTGACGCCGGAGGTCTTTCTCGGGAGTTTTTCGCGATCCTCGCGAAAGAGATTTTCAATCCAAACTACGCGCTGTTCACTTCTACCGAAGATGGATGTACGTTCCAACCCAACCCGAACAGCAGTATAAACCCCGACCACTTGAGTTACTTTCGGTTCGTTGGCCGAATTGTTGGCAAAGCTGTATCCGACGGATACCTCCTGGATGCTCACTTTACGAGAAGTCTTTACAAGCACATGTTGGGACTGAAGCCGACACATCACGACATGGAAGCCATTGACCCTGATTATTACAAGAATTTAAAGACGATACTCGAGTACAACTTGGCAGACATCGGTCTGGATCTTACGTTTTCTATAGACGACCACTCTTTTGGACGAAGTCAAGTGATTGATTTAATCTCAGACGGAAGAAGCGTCGCCGTCACAGAGACAAATAAGGAGGAATATGTTCGCATGGTTTGTCAACATCGCATGACAACTGCTATCCAGAGCCAGATAAAAGCCTATCTCGACGGGTTTTACGAGCTAGTGGATGTAGATCACATCGCCATCTTTACTGCCAGAGAACTCGAACTGTTGATTTCAGGGTTGCCAGATATAGATGTCTTCGATCTAAAGAAGAATACGGACTATGTTGGATGGAAAGCCACTGAAAATGAAATAGAGTGGTTTTGGAACATTATGATGTCGCTTTCAAGAAACGAGAAGGCGACATTTCTGCAATTTGTTACGGGAAGTTCCAAGGTCCCTTTGAGCGGATTCTCCGAGCTTCAAGGCATGAGAGGCATTCAAAAGTTTAGCATTCACAAAGTCGGCAGACCTATGGGCTCCCTCATGTCCGCTCACACATGTTTCAACTCATTAGACCTCCCGCCGTATAGCAGTGAGGAAGAAATGCGTGAGAAGTTCTTGCTAGCTATCAACGAAGGTGCCAGCGGCTTCTTGTTTGCTTAG